A window of the Citrus sinensis cultivar Valencia sweet orange chromosome 9, DVS_A1.0, whole genome shotgun sequence genome harbors these coding sequences:
- the LOC127899658 gene encoding uncharacterized protein LOC127899658, translating into MQEQFLKKFFPPHRTNSFKRQITSFTQKNGETLYQCWDRFKELLNICPYHGFETWRLVTYFYEGLIPQSRQVVEMMCNGEFRDKNPEDALDYLDQLAENAQHWDTVGTFELTNKQQSSPSSGGIHNLREDHDLQAKFASLVRKVEALEHKKSDQVKSVQEIACNICNSNDHFTQECPTLPALKECLNDQANVINTFNKPNPYSQTYNPGWRNHPNFSWRNNNNAQSSQAPPPQKFQNPQPYAPYVPPP; encoded by the coding sequence atgcaagaacagtttttgaaaaaattctttccacctcatagaacaaattcttttaaaaggcaaatcacttctttcactcaaaaaaatggagaaacattataccaatgttgggataggtttaaagaGTTGCTTAACATATGCCCATATcatggttttgaaacttggcGATTGGTCACTTATTTCTACGAGGGCTTAATACCCCAAAGTAGACAAgttgttgaaatgatgtgtaatggtgaatttagggataaaaatcctgaagatgcactagattaccttgaccaattagctgaaaatgcacaacattgggatactgttggaacttttgaattgacaaataagcaacaatcatctccatctagtggaggaatccataaccttagggaagatcatgatttacaagcaaaatttgcatccctagttaggaaagttgaagctttggagcataaaaagagtgatcaagtaaaatctgttcaagaaattgcatgtAACATATGTAATTCGAATGATCATTTCACTCAAGAGTGTCCCACTTTGCCTGCACTTAAAGAATGTCTAAATGATCAAGCTAATGTCATTAACACTTTCAATAAACCAAACCCATATTCACAGACTTATAATCCTGGTTGGAGAAATCATCCGAATTTCAGTtggaggaataataataatgcacaatcttcacaagcaccacctccacaaaaatttcaaaatcctcAGCCTTATGCACCATATGTTCCACCACCCTGA
- the LOC107174513 gene encoding probable cytokinin riboside 5'-monophosphate phosphoribohydrolase LOGL10, whose product MAASLSKQFKNICVLSGFHYGKYKEFVQAAVDLSRVIAERKLHLVYGGGERGLSRLVSEAVFTRGSQVLGIIPKPMKPLVCMSGPPIGEELVVSSMQERISEMMNHADAFIFLPGDLATFEALITFASWAHWNIHQKPIGLLNVNNFYDALLTFINHAIKNHFVPHSVKKLFISASTANELLDLLQAYTPEPDPQTVALNWSTNDGNGNSSSNKKCDLDLTLCL is encoded by the coding sequence ATGGCAGCATCTTtgagtaaacaattcaaaaatatttgtgtgctttctgggttTCACTATGGAAAGTACAAAGAGTTCGTTCAGGCAGCTGTAGATCTTAGTCGTGTCATAGCAGAGAGGAAACTGCAtcttgtatatggaggaggtgaacgagggttatcaagacttgtctcagaagctgtttttaccagaggaagccaagtactCGGCATTATCCCAAAACCCATGAAACCGCTAGTGTGCATGTCTGGCCCaccaattggagaagaattagtggtatcaagtatgcaagagagaatatctgaaatgatgaatcatgctgatgcttttattttcttgccaggagatcttgcaacttttgaggcactaattacatttgcatcttgggcccactggaacattcatcaaaaacccatcggtttgttaaatgttaataatttttatgacgccttgctaacttttattaaccatgcaataaagaatcattttgTTCCACATTCTGTAAAAAAGCTCTTTATCTCTGCTtctactgctaatgagttacttgatcttttacaaGCTTATACACCAGAGCCAGATCCACAGACTGTTGCACTGAATTGGTCGACTAATGATGGTaacggtaacagtagcagtaaTAAGAAGTGCgatttagatttaactctctgtttgtaa